One Gemmatimonadetes bacterium T265 genomic region harbors:
- a CDS encoding methanol dehydrogenase, with protein sequence MTRSAPAPRAARGLSSGTRRAALGAALGAAALAAALAACAGPRDTALTPQANGTAPAPNARGAPPAGVAVGGAGEWVTQGKDLALTRFSDLSEITTANVANLKTAWSFSTGVLYGHEGAPLVVGKTMYLVTPYPDIAYALDLTKQGAIKWKYQPNTDPWAVGVACCDVVNRGWAFADGKLIYNLLDNRTIALDTATGQPVWQTKLGDPTSGQTMTMAPLVVKDKVLVGNSGGEMGVRGFLAALDVHTGKLAWRAYATGPDKDVLIGPDFKPFYARDRGTDLGVKSWPADAWRHGAGASWGWISYDPELNLIYYGTSNPSPWNQEQRPGDNKWTATIFARDPDTGAAKWALQTGPHDDHDYDAVNEDVLIDLPMHGPGSTPRKVMTHFDRNGFGYTIDRATGEVLVANMFGPYNWADGFDLATGLPRAVEAKHTHQGVNVTNICPSDIGGKNQNPTAFSPRTGLMYVPVNTGCMDYEGVESSFIAGTPYWGAHVTEHPGADGNWGEFIAWDPVAGRRVWQLKEHTLIWSGALVTAGDVVFYGTTDGYFKAVDARTGKPLWQQKLGSGVSGPPMTYRGPDGKQYVAVLTGVGGAARVSKGSVESFPAGGGTLYVFSL encoded by the coding sequence GTGACCCGTTCCGCCCCCGCCCCGCGCGCCGCGCGCGGGCTCTCGTCCGGCACGCGCCGCGCGGCGCTCGGCGCGGCCCTTGGCGCCGCCGCGCTCGCCGCCGCGCTCGCGGCCTGCGCCGGCCCGCGCGACACGGCGCTTACCCCGCAGGCGAATGGCACGGCGCCCGCGCCGAACGCGCGCGGCGCGCCCCCCGCGGGGGTCGCCGTGGGCGGCGCCGGCGAGTGGGTGACCCAGGGCAAGGACCTCGCGCTCACGCGCTTCAGCGACCTCAGCGAGATCACCACCGCCAACGTCGCCAACCTCAAGACGGCGTGGAGCTTCTCGACGGGGGTGCTCTACGGCCACGAGGGCGCGCCCCTCGTCGTCGGCAAGACGATGTACCTCGTCACGCCCTACCCCGACATCGCCTACGCCCTCGACCTCACCAAGCAGGGCGCGATCAAGTGGAAGTACCAGCCCAACACCGATCCGTGGGCGGTGGGCGTGGCGTGCTGCGACGTGGTCAACCGCGGCTGGGCCTTCGCCGACGGGAAGCTCATCTACAACCTGCTCGACAACCGCACCATCGCGCTCGACACCGCCACCGGCCAGCCGGTGTGGCAGACCAAGCTCGGCGACCCCACGAGCGGGCAGACGATGACCATGGCCCCCCTGGTCGTCAAGGACAAGGTCCTCGTCGGCAACTCGGGGGGGGAGATGGGGGTGCGCGGCTTCCTCGCCGCGCTCGACGTGCACACGGGCAAGCTCGCCTGGCGCGCCTACGCCACCGGGCCGGACAAGGACGTGCTCATCGGCCCCGACTTCAAGCCGTTCTACGCCCGCGACCGCGGCACCGACCTCGGCGTGAAGTCGTGGCCCGCCGACGCCTGGCGCCACGGCGCGGGCGCGTCGTGGGGGTGGATCTCGTACGACCCCGAGCTCAACCTCATCTACTACGGCACGAGCAACCCGAGCCCCTGGAACCAGGAGCAGCGCCCGGGCGACAACAAGTGGACGGCGACGATCTTCGCGCGCGACCCCGACACTGGCGCGGCCAAGTGGGCGCTGCAGACGGGGCCGCACGACGACCACGACTACGACGCGGTGAACGAGGACGTGCTCATCGACCTACCGATGCACGGACCGGGGAGCACGCCCCGCAAGGTGATGACGCACTTCGACCGCAACGGCTTCGGCTACACGATCGACCGCGCCACCGGCGAGGTGCTCGTCGCCAACATGTTCGGGCCCTACAACTGGGCCGACGGCTTCGACCTCGCGACCGGGCTGCCGCGCGCGGTCGAGGCCAAGCACACGCACCAGGGCGTCAACGTCACCAACATCTGCCCGTCCGACATCGGCGGCAAGAACCAGAACCCGACGGCGTTCTCGCCGCGCACGGGGCTCATGTACGTGCCCGTGAACACCGGGTGCATGGACTACGAGGGCGTCGAGTCGAGCTTCATCGCCGGCACGCCCTACTGGGGCGCGCACGTCACCGAGCACCCCGGGGCCGACGGCAACTGGGGCGAGTTCATCGCCTGGGACCCGGTCGCGGGGCGGCGCGTCTGGCAGCTCAAGGAGCACACGCTGATCTGGAGCGGCGCGCTCGTCACGGCCGGCGACGTGGTGTTCTACGGTACCACGGACGGGTACTTCAAGGCGGTCGACGCGCGCACGGGCAAGCCCCTCTGGCAGCAGAAGCTGGGCTCGGGGGTGAGCGGCCCGCCGATGACCTACCGCGGCCCCGACGGCAAGCAGTACGTCGCCGTGCTCACCGGCGTCGGCGGCGCGGCGCGCGTCTCGAAGGGGAGCGTCGAGAGCTTCCCGGCCGGGGGCGGGACGCTGTATGTCTTCTCGCTCTGA
- a CDS encoding ATP/GTP-binding protein, with protein sequence MTSRPGFHSRRAAAWVALPALALAGSVTARPAPIRPGAHAPARASDTVVVRGAGFRGPENLAYDSVADCYYVANVNGQPTARDGNGYVSRVGPDGRVRALRWIAGGRGGATLDGPMGIAIRGDTLAVADLGAVRFFDRRTGRPLGAVAVPGLRLNDLAYADDGSLWVTDVGPDRHVVHDSLRVDTTRDLDAVYHVTPGRPGGRVVTVARGLHLMRPDGISPWPGGGALVTTFGDSVLERVGPVDSSKIIITRLPGGRVDGLRPAPGGGWLVSSWDAKAVYRWRVGEPLLPVLTGLTSPAGVAVDTRRNRLAVTSMQENTVTIVPLPPARRP encoded by the coding sequence ATGACCTCCCGCCCCGGTTTTCACTCCCGCCGCGCGGCCGCGTGGGTGGCGCTCCCCGCGCTCGCGCTCGCCGGCAGCGTGACGGCGCGCCCGGCCCCGATCCGGCCCGGCGCGCACGCGCCGGCGCGGGCGTCCGACACCGTCGTCGTGCGCGGCGCCGGCTTCCGCGGCCCCGAGAACCTCGCCTACGACTCGGTCGCCGATTGCTACTACGTCGCCAACGTCAACGGCCAACCCACGGCGCGCGACGGCAACGGCTACGTCAGCCGCGTTGGGCCCGACGGGCGCGTGCGCGCGCTTCGGTGGATCGCGGGCGGGCGCGGCGGGGCGACGCTCGACGGGCCGATGGGGATCGCGATCCGCGGCGACACGCTCGCCGTCGCCGACCTCGGTGCGGTGCGCTTCTTCGACCGCCGGACGGGTCGGCCGCTCGGCGCCGTCGCGGTCCCGGGCTTGCGGCTCAACGACCTCGCCTACGCCGACGACGGCTCCCTCTGGGTGACCGACGTCGGCCCCGACCGCCACGTCGTCCACGACAGTCTGCGGGTCGACACCACGCGCGACCTGGATGCGGTCTACCACGTCACCCCCGGCCGCCCCGGCGGGCGGGTCGTGACGGTCGCGCGCGGGCTGCACCTCATGCGCCCCGACGGCATCTCGCCCTGGCCGGGCGGCGGCGCCCTCGTCACCACCTTCGGCGACAGCGTGCTCGAGCGCGTCGGGCCGGTCGATAGTAGCAAGATCATCATTACCCGCCTCCCCGGCGGCCGCGTCGACGGGCTGCGCCCCGCCCCCGGCGGCGGCTGGCTCGTGTCGAGCTGGGACGCGAAGGCCGTCTATCGCTGGCGCGTCGGCGAGCCGCTGCTCCCGGTGCTCACCGGCCTCACCTCGCCCGCCGGCGTCGCCGTCGACACGCGCCGCAACCGCCTCGCCGTGACGTCGATGCAAGAGAACACCGTGACCATCGTCCCCCTTCCGCCCGCCCGCCGCCCGTGA
- a CDS encoding membrane protein, whose protein sequence is MTLAWISLGIAFACAAWIALDELRHPQRMWIMNVVWPVTALYFGPFAVWGYYRVGRPKMSKAAMAGMSRAEMDRHKAEQQQQARTDPTVSQTAVSDSHCGAGCTIGDVAAAFTVAALGLTIAGVPLFAEWVADFLAAWTLGVAFQYFTIKPMRGLSAREGLKAAMKADTLSILTFEVGMFVWMGLVYFVFFRSPHLTPFDPRYWLMMQVAMVIGFFTAYPMNRWLVKKGWKEAMG, encoded by the coding sequence ATGACTCTCGCCTGGATTTCGCTCGGCATCGCGTTCGCCTGCGCCGCCTGGATCGCGCTCGACGAGCTGCGTCACCCGCAGCGCATGTGGATCATGAACGTGGTCTGGCCCGTGACCGCGCTCTACTTCGGCCCGTTCGCGGTGTGGGGCTACTACCGGGTCGGGCGCCCGAAGATGTCGAAGGCGGCGATGGCCGGGATGAGCAGGGCCGAGATGGACCGGCACAAGGCGGAGCAGCAGCAGCAGGCGCGCACCGACCCGACCGTGTCGCAGACCGCGGTGTCGGACAGCCACTGCGGCGCGGGGTGCACGATCGGCGACGTCGCCGCCGCGTTCACGGTGGCCGCACTCGGGCTCACCATCGCCGGCGTGCCGCTCTTCGCGGAGTGGGTGGCCGACTTTCTCGCCGCCTGGACGCTCGGCGTCGCCTTCCAGTACTTCACGATCAAGCCGATGCGGGGGCTCTCGGCCCGCGAGGGGCTCAAGGCGGCGATGAAGGCCGACACGCTGTCCATCCTGACCTTCGAGGTCGGGATGTTCGTGTGGATGGGGCTCGTCTACTTCGTGTTCTTCAGGTCGCCACACCTGACGCCGTTCGACCCGCGCTACTGGCTGATGATGCAGGTCGCGATGGTGATCGGCTTCTTCACCGCCTACCCGATGAACCGCTGGCTCGTGAAGAAGGGGTGGAAGGAAGCGATGGGGTGA
- a CDS encoding membrane protein, with product MSRTLALASAAAAACFLPGARPARAQAPISRPAAIPPAPSAELAYVSNEAGRTLSVIDVATDRVVATIPVGTRPRGVRAAPGGRLVYVALSGSPRCPPTMPDAECASLQSDRSLDGIAEVDAAARRVRRVLPGGTDPEQFALAPGAGRLVVANENAGAASVVDVARGRVLHTSPVGREPEGVRVSPDGQTAYVTSEADNAVVALDVRTGRVRGRTVVDARPRDLAVSGDGRLLYVSAEVGGTVVVVDAAADSVLGRVALPAGSRPVGLALSPDGTRLYVATGRHGTVEAVDTRTRAVVGSVKVGARPWGIALAAGGRKLYVANGPSNDVSVVDTEARRVTATIAVGALPWGVAVALAPGAAR from the coding sequence ATGTCCCGCACACTCGCCCTCGCGTCCGCGGCCGCCGCGGCGTGCTTCCTCCCGGGCGCCCGGCCGGCCCGCGCCCAGGCCCCCATCTCCCGGCCCGCCGCAATCCCGCCCGCACCGTCCGCGGAGCTCGCCTACGTGAGCAATGAGGCCGGGCGCACGCTGTCGGTGATCGACGTCGCCACCGACCGGGTGGTCGCGACCATCCCGGTTGGCACGCGCCCACGTGGGGTGCGCGCCGCGCCGGGCGGGCGGCTGGTGTACGTCGCGCTCTCGGGCTCGCCGCGCTGCCCGCCGACCATGCCCGACGCGGAGTGCGCGTCCCTGCAGAGCGACCGGTCGCTCGACGGCATCGCGGAGGTGGACGCGGCGGCCAGGCGCGTGCGGCGCGTGCTCCCGGGCGGCACCGACCCGGAGCAGTTCGCGCTCGCCCCGGGCGCCGGCCGGTTAGTCGTTGCCAACGAGAACGCCGGCGCCGCGTCGGTGGTCGACGTTGCGCGCGGGCGCGTGCTGCACACGTCCCCCGTGGGGCGCGAGCCCGAGGGCGTGCGCGTGAGCCCCGACGGGCAGACGGCGTACGTGACCTCAGAAGCCGACAACGCCGTGGTCGCGCTCGACGTGCGCACCGGGCGCGTCCGCGGGCGCACGGTAGTTGACGCGCGCCCGCGCGACCTGGCCGTCTCCGGCGATGGGCGGCTGCTCTACGTCTCGGCGGAGGTTGGAGGCACGGTGGTGGTCGTGGACGCCGCCGCCGACTCCGTGCTCGGCCGCGTTGCGCTCCCGGCGGGATCGAGGCCGGTGGGGCTCGCCCTTTCGCCAGACGGCACGCGGCTGTACGTGGCCACCGGGCGGCATGGCACGGTCGAGGCGGTCGACACGCGCACAAGGGCCGTCGTGGGCTCGGTCAAGGTCGGCGCGCGCCCGTGGGGGATCGCGCTCGCCGCTGGCGGGCGCAAGCTGTACGTCGCCAACGGGCCGTCCAACGACGTCAGCGTAGTGGACACCGAGGCGCGGCGCGTGACGGCAACGATTGCGGTGGGGGCCCTGCCATGGGGGGTCGCCGTGGCGCTCGCGCCGGGGGCCGCGCGTTAG
- a CDS encoding hypothetical protein (frameshifted, deletion at around 84651,84660) yields the protein MLLQAQRDTAAAARFFRRLLDVTGGAAPARITTDRLGSYAAALRQMPPLAGSEHLRVRSAQRCNNRVEQAHQPTRIRERVMRRFRSSTSAQRFLDAFSRVGHLLRPGRHLLRADQYCAATRERVVTWQDVAGLRAA from the coding sequence GTGCTCCTGCAGGCGCAGCGCGACACCGCGGCCGCCGCGCGGTTCTTCCGGCGCCTGCTGGACGTGACCGGTGGCGCGGCGCCCGCCCGGATCACGACCGACCGGTTGGGGAGCTACGCGGCGGCCCTGCGGCAGATGCCGCCGCTGGCGGGCAGCGAGCACCTCCGGGTCCGCTCGGCGCAGCGGTGCAACAATCGCGTGGAGCAGGCCCACCAGCCGACGCGGATCCGCGAGCGCGTGATGCGCCGGTTCCGATCGTCCACGTCGGCCCAGCGGTTCCTCGACGCGTTCAGCCGCGTCGGTCACCTGCTCCGCCCGGGGCGTCACCTCCTGCGCGCCGATCAGTACTGCGCGGCGACGCGCGAGCGCGTGGTGACCTGGCAGGACGTGGCCGGCCTACGCGCGGCCTAA
- the traF gene encoding putative conjugal transfer protein TraF, protein MGAVPGRPDPVTGRRRMWRDLGALAVALAIVFGAAALWYRSGLLVNHSASMPVGIYRVARLTASERRAVAQGRLVPPRGAVVVWCLPADVGAVARRRGYVMRGSCPGGAEPVLKRVAAVPGDTVVVDASGLHVNGRLLANSRALARDAAGRAAPAVTPGRIVVHVGMAWLWSPYSMRSYDSRYFGAVPTDGWVGLTYPVWVGETGRETGPAVSRNPSR, encoded by the coding sequence GTGGGCGCGGTCCCGGGCCGGCCGGACCCCGTCACTGGGCGCCGCCGCATGTGGCGTGACCTGGGCGCGCTCGCCGTTGCCCTCGCCATCGTGTTCGGGGCGGCCGCGCTCTGGTACCGCTCGGGGCTGCTCGTAAACCACAGCGCCTCGATGCCGGTCGGCATCTACCGCGTGGCGCGTCTGACCGCCTCCGAGCGACGGGCGGTCGCTCAGGGGCGGCTCGTTCCGCCGCGCGGCGCGGTCGTGGTGTGGTGTCTGCCGGCCGACGTCGGGGCTGTGGCCCGACGCCGCGGGTACGTCATGCGCGGATCGTGTCCGGGTGGCGCCGAGCCAGTCCTGAAGCGCGTCGCGGCCGTACCGGGCGACACGGTCGTCGTCGACGCGTCCGGGCTGCATGTGAACGGGCGACTGTTGGCGAACAGTCGCGCGCTCGCGCGGGATGCTGCTGGTCGAGCTGCTCCGGCGGTCACGCCGGGCCGAATCGTGGTGCACGTCGGGATGGCCTGGCTCTGGTCGCCTTACAGCATGCGCAGCTATGACAGCCGGTACTTCGGCGCGGTGCCAACCGACGGATGGGTTGGGCTGACGTACCCAGTTTGGGTGGGCGAGACTGGACGGGAAACGGGACCAGCCGTGTCGCGAAACCCGTCCCGGTAG